ACTTAGATAGCACGACCCTTAATAACATCAAGCCCCATTTCAGTTGGATCGGTTGCTTGCAGTTCAACTTGAATTCCGTCCAGCTCCCTCTTGAATCTTTCCTTCGAACTAGCATAGATCATCTTGCTTCTGATCCTTGAGGAATCAGGAGACCTTACAAAGGAAAAGCAGTCGAGCAAATAAACTGTATTCAGTGAGTGATgcattttttctcaaaaatgtaGTGCTTCATGATTTGTTAACTAATGGATAAGCTAAATAATATGCTGACATTACCAAGCAATAAAGAAAATCTTGCTTTTCTGGCAATTTTCTGCAGTCACAAAGTCAAAATCGAAGATGCAATAGCGACATTCTTCAGCAGGGACACTGGCGGCAAAGTCCTCATAGGTTTCAGTTGGctcaccaactttttcaacaaCAACCTGCTTCTGTTTCTCCTCTATCTTAAAGATGATGTAGCGGTAAGTCCTTTTCGCCTTCAGTTCCAAGAATCTCAACTTGCAGTCATCATGAACTGCCATTCCAGATGCTGCGTTTGCCTGTAATGTGATCACAAGAACATCATTTCAATAACATATACACCTTTGTAACAGGGGgtaaatcagaaaaaaatatcatatgCTTACAAGAGAAGCAGCAACTGCAGAAACATGATTTTAACTATCTCggagtaaaaaaaacaaaacactgAGTAACAAAGAAATGTGCAATATCCAACCCCCTCCCCCTTACACACATCACCACTAACCAACAGACCCTGATTCCACCTTCATACAAAATCACAACTCGAGACATTGAAAAACATTACCTATCTATTTTGCCAAATAATGGATCAAACTAGAACATCGCAATACATACCATTGCATTGTTACAGAATAGAGAAAATAATTAGAGGAACCCCCATCCATCAATTAACTGTTCATACAATCGAATCATTTTACAATTTATCTGCTAAAAATTACTCCACTAAGCACTAGGATGGTTTTCATCAATAAGTAATTTCTCATGGACTACAGAAACTTCGAAAACTGGACAGAATCATCCACAATCGAGCAAAACGACAGAAATGGATAGCAATTAATGTCAGATCAATCAAACAACAGGTACCACGCCTCGAGCGCAATTAAGCTGCAATCCTGCTAAGCGAATCGCAAACTTATCTCAATAgctaaatgaattttaatgaacTCGGTACTGAAAAATGAAATCAACTCAAGAGAACATCATCCAACAGAAATCAGATCAATCAGATAGCTCGCCGAAACAAAAACTGATAACTACTTCAAATTAGACGAAAGAACAGAAACGAAAATCAGATCAAGCGAGCAATCGAACCATGCGCATTAATCAGGAGACGCGCAAGCAATGTAACAGGATATTTGGAGAAACAGATGGGCGGAGACTCACCATTTTCGATCGTTCTTAAGTTTGAAGCAGATAACGCGAATGGTGGAGAAAAGAAAAGCAGAGAAAAtttagagagagggagagagagagaatatgaGAGCAAGCGATAACGTGCGAGCTATCTTTATTGAGCTGGTGCGGTAGGGTTTTTACTTGATTTTACAGCGGGTGAAAAAACGGTTACGTGACGCCGCGTGCGCTTCTCTATGCCGGCGGCGGCAATGGCGGCTCGCAATACTTTTATTTATACTTTTATTGTTACACTTAAATTATTGAAAAGATTTCAACAAAATTCGTCCActatttgtaaaattaaaatagctAATATTATCACCTGACATTGTACTTAGATGATCAAATAGGTTTTCTATGAATATAACGGCAATGGCAATGTCATTCTAAAATAGGTATTCTATGAATATAACAGCAATCGAAATGGCATTATCATTGACAGAAGAAAAACGATCTCATTTTAAGCAAGTTGTTTCAAAATCTAGTCATCCACCAAATTTTAGCAAATTGACTATAATCTCAATATACcgagtactccctccattcctaTGTAacgagtcgtattcttttttagATTGTCTTACTGTAACTGAGTCATtgaatcatttctttttttggcaaaaaatattttactctctcttatttttattttcttttcgtctctctacctttttcctttctactttattctccttttacttaattcatttaaaaaaaatctcttaAATCCTGTAATGAAAAGGAACACAACTATTAtagaggaacggagggagtagtactttttACAACGAACTTAAAACGAATATCAATTGACGGACACATCTATTTAGTATATTGTGAAAATGCTTGTGAAACAATAGGAAAGTTTTTTATATGTTAGACGACTATAAACTTAATAATTTCATAAGCTAAtcttttattagtagtattattgaAGAAAGAAATCAATGTAGTTAATGTCGTGGGGAAACAACGGCTTGGCTTGTAAATCAGCCACGACACGAGTCTGCATTTGTGACCTTCATTGCAGATAGGCTTACACAGTTATACTCCTACTAGCTTAAATAGTTTCAAATATCTTAACAAAATAATCTATTGGATGGATAGTAACATGCATTATCTATTATACTCTCGAAATaaaaatgtgtataatatttatTTGACTAGAGCAAATAGTGTGTTGAATCACAACGTATGAACAAActctttaatttaaaaatcataTCTGACGTTTAGTTTTTGACTTTTTTTCCATAAAACTTTAGAAACAGGAATAGAATATGCTCTCGATTGGTGGTTCTTATGTTATTACTTTTtcccaaaaaaatcaaaattcaatgCATACTATTCCATACATTTATGAAATCACAGAAAATGata
This sequence is a window from Salvia splendens isolate huo1 chromosome 14, SspV2, whole genome shotgun sequence. Protein-coding genes within it:
- the LOC121764657 gene encoding actin-depolymerizing factor 1-like codes for the protein MANAASGMAVHDDCKLRFLELKAKRTYRYIIFKIEEKQKQVVVEKVGEPTETYEDFAASVPAEECRYCIFDFDFVTAENCQKSKIFFIAWSPDSSRIRSKMIYASSKERFKRELDGIQVELQATDPTEMGLDVIKGRAI